The following proteins come from a genomic window of Plutella xylostella chromosome 22, ilPluXylo3.1, whole genome shotgun sequence:
- the LOC105391490 gene encoding cuticle protein 21 isoform X1 yields MALNNNHILKITHHATPHCFQTMTILALAASAVSAPPGGYSYNKFSGPVSGQIHEVQVAAAEGLPAQQHADYGYDHHTGKIHPDTAKYAHLKTVDYVAKPDYHYAYGVEDPHTGNLQSHKESRDGDVVHGEYSLVEPDGSIRLVRYTADPKNGFQATVHKKAGGQALKPVHYGHAKDNGNDDDEHRDY; encoded by the exons ATGGCACTAAACAATAATCACATCTTAAAAATTACCCATCACGCCACTCCACATTGTTTCCAGACCATGACCATCCTGGCTTTAGCCGCCTCAGCAGTCAGCGCGCCGCCCGGGGGCTACTCCTACAACAAGTTCAGCGGCCCAGTCAGCGGGCAGATCCACGAGGTTCAGGTGGCAGCTGCTGAGGGTCTACCGGCGCAGCAGCATGCCGACTACGGGTACGACCACCACACGGGGAAAATACACCCGGACACGGCCAAATACGCGCACTTGAAGACTGTGGATTATGTG GCGAAGCCCGACTACCACTACGCGTACGGAGTAGAGGACCCGCACACGGGCAACCTGCAGAGCCACAAGGAGAGCCGTGACGGCGACGTGGTGCACGGAGAATACTCGCTGGTGGAGCCCGACGGCTCCATCCGGCTCGTGCGGTATACTGCTGACCCGAAGAACGGCTTCCAG GCTACCGTCCACAAGAAAGCAGGTGGTCAGGCTCTGAAACCAGTGCACTACGGACACGCCAAGGACAATGGAAACGACGACGACGAACACAGAGATTACTAG
- the LOC105391266 gene encoding uncharacterized protein LOC105391266 isoform X1, which yields MEINSPHKKRAKLQNEDKKRANENESSHSKRIKPDDAEIDEDSHRKKILAMKKKNFITTCKQVSSQAYFDHKARFQLVYTPSCMKGTACKHHLMPAKPIPGYAEESFKIEVKTNMWCEALEVCRLCITPHQYLTANVLKDVVEIILNAHEDPDMNYSVPSLIEECQQILSQNFSSHPPCLSKGIRKCYITFLTSPMELKENTFTNRTEFGCDKGLVKYCWNRLEYEVSSFSKDGPLLDRCENTPSEMVKSVKGLHWQKEKFEIYELLDRTARIGRLMAVLESVVELLQFDLAIWHSRYTNNQGRHIMRSHKPLLAFILWSDNVLYTGACNNNCRQILKLFVLFVHLGYPKCYVDLMLTWLKLIVQVFYICESNSNSDFPNTGKYCIKFAREFYKIIADLPNESVTKVLEAIQPTFMTYLVGILHLKSILSTKEDEILKIMIDFVKKSAWTDLPDSDPKTKIGVINPVRAQPVRRKLRFLIKKIKKTVKSTPCNDDKMCFPKHEEGKGNCQHLNDQMHVVQTLYITLQAFLDAYCVEDFQEKLETLNDKVDQNENLSLDDGDLSNDSSYNVSEGFIKKYRSIYQMLQELAMLLHSLKSKNQMPDILKVFSNVPLLGL from the exons ATGGAGATAAATAGTCCCCATAAAAAGCGCGCAAAGTTACAGAATGAAGATAAGAAGAGGGCCAATGAAAATGAATCTAGCCATTCCAAACGTATTAAACCTGATGATGCAGAAATAGATGAAGATTCTCATCGGAAGAAAATACTGGCCATGAAGAAAAAGAACTTTATAACCACTTGCAAACAAGTATCCTCTCAGGCTTACTTTGACCACAAGGCGCGATTCCAATTAGTTTACACCCCAAGTTGTATGAAGGGAACAGCATGCAAACACCATCTA ATGCCAGCAAAACCAATTCCTGGGTATGCTGAAGAGTCATTCAAAATAGAAGTGAAGACCAACATGTGGTGCGAGGCTCTGGAGGTATGTCGGCTCTGCATCACCCCGCACCAGTATCTCACAGCCAATGTGTTGAAAGATGTTGTGGAAATTATTCTG AATGCCCATGAGGACCCTGACATGAACTACTCTGTGCCAAGTCTAATAGAAGAATGTCAGCAAATACTGTCTCAAAACTTCAGTTCACACCCACCATGCCTTTCTAAAGGCATCAGAAAGTGCTACATCACTTTCCTCACATCACCTATGGagttaaaagaaaacacaTTTACCAATAGAACAGAGTTTGGCTGTGATAAAGGCttagttaaatattgttgGAACCGGCTAGAATATGAAGTTAGTTCTTTTAGCAAGGATGGGCCTTTGTTGGACCGATGTGAGAACACACCCTCTGAAATGGTGAAGAGTGTGAAGGGTCTTCACTGGCAGAAGGAGAAGTTTGAGATATATGAGCTGTTGGACAGAACAGCAAGGATCGGCCGGCTGATGGCTGTCTTGGAGAGTGTGGTAGAGCTGCTACAGTTTGACTTGGCTATTTGGCATTCCag ATATACCAACAACCAAGGCCGCCACATAATGAGATCCCACAAGCCTCTCCTGGCATTTATCTTGTGGTCTGACAATGTCCTGTACACTGGAGCTTGCAACAATAATTGTCGGCAGATACTGAAGTTATTTGTACTCTTTGTCCATTTGGGGTACCCAAAGTGTTATGTGGATCTTATGCTT ACTTGGCTGAAATTGATTGTTCAAGTTTTCTACATCTGTGAGAGCAACTCAAACAGTGACTTTCCAAATACAGGAAAATATTGCATAAAATTTGCCAGAGAGTTCTACAAGATTATTGCAG ATCTTCCCAATGAAAGTGTAACCAAAGTACTAGAAGCAATACAACCTACCTTTATGACATACCTAGTTGGGATTCTTCACCTGAAGTCAATACTATCGACCAAAGAGGAtgagattttaaaaattatgattGATTTTGTAAAGAAATCTGCATGGACGGATTTACCAGATAGCGATCCTAAAACGAAAATTGGAGTTATTAATCCTGTAAGAGCCCAACCAGTCCGGAGAAAATTAAGATTCTTGATTAAAAAGATTAAGAAAACTGTAAAAAGTACACCATGTAATGATGATAAAATGTGTTTCCCTAAGCATGAAGAGGGTAAGGGAAATTGTCAACATCTGAATGATCAAATGCATGTTGTTCAGACATTGTATATAACATTGCAAGCTTTTCTTGATGCATACTGTGTTGAGGATTTCCAAGAAAAGCTGGAAACTCTAAATGATAAAGTAGATCAAAATGAAAACCTGAGCTTGGATGATGGTGACCTATCAAATGACAGTTCCTACAATGTATCAGAAGGATTTATCAAGAAGTACAGGTCTATTTACCAAATGCTACAAGAGTTAGCAATGTTGTTACACAGTTTGAAAAGTAAGAATCAAATGCCAGacattttaaaagtgtttagTAATGTTCCTTTGCTAGGATTGTGA
- the LOC105391490 gene encoding cuticle protein 8 isoform X2 — MAFIFKTMTILALAASAVSAPPGGYSYNKFSGPVSGQIHEVQVAAAEGLPAQQHADYGYDHHTGKIHPDTAKYAHLKTVDYVAKPDYHYAYGVEDPHTGNLQSHKESRDGDVVHGEYSLVEPDGSIRLVRYTADPKNGFQATVHKKAGGQALKPVHYGHAKDNGNDDDEHRDY, encoded by the exons ATGGCATTCATTTTTAAG ACCATGACCATCCTGGCTTTAGCCGCCTCAGCAGTCAGCGCGCCGCCCGGGGGCTACTCCTACAACAAGTTCAGCGGCCCAGTCAGCGGGCAGATCCACGAGGTTCAGGTGGCAGCTGCTGAGGGTCTACCGGCGCAGCAGCATGCCGACTACGGGTACGACCACCACACGGGGAAAATACACCCGGACACGGCCAAATACGCGCACTTGAAGACTGTGGATTATGTG GCGAAGCCCGACTACCACTACGCGTACGGAGTAGAGGACCCGCACACGGGCAACCTGCAGAGCCACAAGGAGAGCCGTGACGGCGACGTGGTGCACGGAGAATACTCGCTGGTGGAGCCCGACGGCTCCATCCGGCTCGTGCGGTATACTGCTGACCCGAAGAACGGCTTCCAG GCTACCGTCCACAAGAAAGCAGGTGGTCAGGCTCTGAAACCAGTGCACTACGGACACGCCAAGGACAATGGAAACGACGACGACGAACACAGAGATTACTAG
- the LOC105391583 gene encoding band 7 protein AGAP004871 isoform X1, whose product MVQSALFIYFYRQPVLSASLFSSHIDSGSITTRYNRYSTNAVPSDPHGHRNTGQKFWRANPDSVGCVERFATFLSFLLVIITFPFSLIECFKVVQEFERAVIFRLGRVRKGGPRGPGLFFVLPCVDTYRKVDLRTVSFNVPPQEVLTKDSVTVAVDAVVYYRIKEPLNAVVRVADYSESTRLLAATTLRNVLGMRDLAQLLSDREAISHMMQSNLDEATDPWGVEVERVEIKDVRLPVQLQRAMAAEAEADREARAKIIAAEGEIKASRALKEASLIMCDNPMALQLRYLQSLSTISADNNSTIIFPFPMDFLRTFLTGPGPSQSGLRI is encoded by the exons ATGGTTCAGagtgcgttatttatttatttttaccgACAACCTGTTCTTTCGGCCTCCCTCTTTAGTAGCCACATAGACTCCGGATCGATAACAACTCGATACAATCGATACTCGACCAATGCGGTACCGTCTGATCCACATGGACATCGGAATACAGGACAAAAATTCTGGCGAG CAAATCCAGATTCTGTGGGTTGCGTGGAGCGCTTCGCCACATTTCTCTCCTTTCTCCTGGTTATTATCACGTTCCCGTTCTCATTGATTGAATGCTTCAAG GTGGTGCAAGAGTTCGAGCGTGCGGTGATCTTCCGCCTCGGCCGGGTGAGGAAGGGCGGGCCGAGAGGACCCGGTCTGTTCTTCGTACTGCCCTGCGTGGACACCTACAGGAAGGTGGACCTCAGGACTGTGTCCTTTAATGTGCCGCCGCAAGAG GTGTTAACGAAGGATTCAGTGACAGTGGCCGTGGACGCGGTGGTGTACTACCGTATCAAGGAGCCGCTCAATGCCGTTGTACGAGTTGCTGACTACAG CGAGTCGACCCGCCTGCTCGCCGCCACCACACTACGCAACGTGCTCGGCATGAGAGACCTGGCGCAGCTGCTGAGCGACCGCGAGGCCATCAGCCACATGATGCAGAGCAACCTGGACGAGGCCACCGACCCCTGGGGCGTGGAGGTCGAGCGGGTCGAGAT TAAAGACGTCCGTCTCCCAGTGCAGCTGCAGCGGGCGATGGCGGCAGAAGCCGAGGCGGACCGCGAGGCAAGAGCCAAGATCATCGCCGCTGAGGGGGAGATCAAGGCGTCCCGGGCTCTGAAGGAAGCCTCGCTTATTATGTGTGACAACCCTATGGCGCTACAG TTGCGGTACCTGCAATCCCTCAGCACGATATCGGCCGATAACAACTCCACAATCATATTTCCGTTCCCGATGGACTTCCTCAGAACTTTCCTCACAGGGCCCGGTCCGAGCCAAAGCGGTCTTAGAATTTga
- the LOC105391266 gene encoding uncharacterized protein LOC105391266 isoform X2 codes for MEINSPHKKRAKLQNEDKKRANENESSHSKRIKPDDAEIDEDSHRKKILAMKKKNFITTCKQVSSQAYFDHKARFQLVYTPSCMKGTACKHHLMPAKPIPGYAEESFKIEVKTNMWCEALENAHEDPDMNYSVPSLIEECQQILSQNFSSHPPCLSKGIRKCYITFLTSPMELKENTFTNRTEFGCDKGLVKYCWNRLEYEVSSFSKDGPLLDRCENTPSEMVKSVKGLHWQKEKFEIYELLDRTARIGRLMAVLESVVELLQFDLAIWHSRYTNNQGRHIMRSHKPLLAFILWSDNVLYTGACNNNCRQILKLFVLFVHLGYPKCYVDLMLTWLKLIVQVFYICESNSNSDFPNTGKYCIKFAREFYKIIADLPNESVTKVLEAIQPTFMTYLVGILHLKSILSTKEDEILKIMIDFVKKSAWTDLPDSDPKTKIGVINPVRAQPVRRKLRFLIKKIKKTVKSTPCNDDKMCFPKHEEGKGNCQHLNDQMHVVQTLYITLQAFLDAYCVEDFQEKLETLNDKVDQNENLSLDDGDLSNDSSYNVSEGFIKKYRSIYQMLQELAMLLHSLKSKNQMPDILKVFSNVPLLGL; via the exons ATGGAGATAAATAGTCCCCATAAAAAGCGCGCAAAGTTACAGAATGAAGATAAGAAGAGGGCCAATGAAAATGAATCTAGCCATTCCAAACGTATTAAACCTGATGATGCAGAAATAGATGAAGATTCTCATCGGAAGAAAATACTGGCCATGAAGAAAAAGAACTTTATAACCACTTGCAAACAAGTATCCTCTCAGGCTTACTTTGACCACAAGGCGCGATTCCAATTAGTTTACACCCCAAGTTGTATGAAGGGAACAGCATGCAAACACCATCTA ATGCCAGCAAAACCAATTCCTGGGTATGCTGAAGAGTCATTCAAAATAGAAGTGAAGACCAACATGTGGTGCGAGGCTCTGGAG AATGCCCATGAGGACCCTGACATGAACTACTCTGTGCCAAGTCTAATAGAAGAATGTCAGCAAATACTGTCTCAAAACTTCAGTTCACACCCACCATGCCTTTCTAAAGGCATCAGAAAGTGCTACATCACTTTCCTCACATCACCTATGGagttaaaagaaaacacaTTTACCAATAGAACAGAGTTTGGCTGTGATAAAGGCttagttaaatattgttgGAACCGGCTAGAATATGAAGTTAGTTCTTTTAGCAAGGATGGGCCTTTGTTGGACCGATGTGAGAACACACCCTCTGAAATGGTGAAGAGTGTGAAGGGTCTTCACTGGCAGAAGGAGAAGTTTGAGATATATGAGCTGTTGGACAGAACAGCAAGGATCGGCCGGCTGATGGCTGTCTTGGAGAGTGTGGTAGAGCTGCTACAGTTTGACTTGGCTATTTGGCATTCCag ATATACCAACAACCAAGGCCGCCACATAATGAGATCCCACAAGCCTCTCCTGGCATTTATCTTGTGGTCTGACAATGTCCTGTACACTGGAGCTTGCAACAATAATTGTCGGCAGATACTGAAGTTATTTGTACTCTTTGTCCATTTGGGGTACCCAAAGTGTTATGTGGATCTTATGCTT ACTTGGCTGAAATTGATTGTTCAAGTTTTCTACATCTGTGAGAGCAACTCAAACAGTGACTTTCCAAATACAGGAAAATATTGCATAAAATTTGCCAGAGAGTTCTACAAGATTATTGCAG ATCTTCCCAATGAAAGTGTAACCAAAGTACTAGAAGCAATACAACCTACCTTTATGACATACCTAGTTGGGATTCTTCACCTGAAGTCAATACTATCGACCAAAGAGGAtgagattttaaaaattatgattGATTTTGTAAAGAAATCTGCATGGACGGATTTACCAGATAGCGATCCTAAAACGAAAATTGGAGTTATTAATCCTGTAAGAGCCCAACCAGTCCGGAGAAAATTAAGATTCTTGATTAAAAAGATTAAGAAAACTGTAAAAAGTACACCATGTAATGATGATAAAATGTGTTTCCCTAAGCATGAAGAGGGTAAGGGAAATTGTCAACATCTGAATGATCAAATGCATGTTGTTCAGACATTGTATATAACATTGCAAGCTTTTCTTGATGCATACTGTGTTGAGGATTTCCAAGAAAAGCTGGAAACTCTAAATGATAAAGTAGATCAAAATGAAAACCTGAGCTTGGATGATGGTGACCTATCAAATGACAGTTCCTACAATGTATCAGAAGGATTTATCAAGAAGTACAGGTCTATTTACCAAATGCTACAAGAGTTAGCAATGTTGTTACACAGTTTGAAAAGTAAGAATCAAATGCCAGacattttaaaagtgtttagTAATGTTCCTTTGCTAGGATTGTGA
- the LOC105391583 gene encoding band 7 protein AGAP004871 isoform X3: MQTELRQVSTRRDNVHSHCDASTSCAITCRLPNPDSVGCVERFATFLSFLLVIITFPFSLIECFKVVQEFERAVIFRLGRVRKGGPRGPGLFFVLPCVDTYRKVDLRTVSFNVPPQEVLTKDSVTVAVDAVVYYRIKEPLNAVVRVADYSESTRLLAATTLRNVLGMRDLAQLLSDREAISHMMQSNLDEATDPWGVEVERVEIKDVRLPVQLQRAMAAEAEADREARAKIIAAEGEIKASRALKEASLIMCDNPMALQLRYLQSLSTISADNNSTIIFPFPMDFLRTFLTGPGPSQSGLRI; the protein is encoded by the exons atgcAAACGGAGTTAAGACAAGTAAGCACTAGGCGCGACAACGTGCAtagcc ATTGCGATGCGAGTACCTCTTGCGCTATCACATGCCGGTTGC CAAATCCAGATTCTGTGGGTTGCGTGGAGCGCTTCGCCACATTTCTCTCCTTTCTCCTGGTTATTATCACGTTCCCGTTCTCATTGATTGAATGCTTCAAG GTGGTGCAAGAGTTCGAGCGTGCGGTGATCTTCCGCCTCGGCCGGGTGAGGAAGGGCGGGCCGAGAGGACCCGGTCTGTTCTTCGTACTGCCCTGCGTGGACACCTACAGGAAGGTGGACCTCAGGACTGTGTCCTTTAATGTGCCGCCGCAAGAG GTGTTAACGAAGGATTCAGTGACAGTGGCCGTGGACGCGGTGGTGTACTACCGTATCAAGGAGCCGCTCAATGCCGTTGTACGAGTTGCTGACTACAG CGAGTCGACCCGCCTGCTCGCCGCCACCACACTACGCAACGTGCTCGGCATGAGAGACCTGGCGCAGCTGCTGAGCGACCGCGAGGCCATCAGCCACATGATGCAGAGCAACCTGGACGAGGCCACCGACCCCTGGGGCGTGGAGGTCGAGCGGGTCGAGAT TAAAGACGTCCGTCTCCCAGTGCAGCTGCAGCGGGCGATGGCGGCAGAAGCCGAGGCGGACCGCGAGGCAAGAGCCAAGATCATCGCCGCTGAGGGGGAGATCAAGGCGTCCCGGGCTCTGAAGGAAGCCTCGCTTATTATGTGTGACAACCCTATGGCGCTACAG TTGCGGTACCTGCAATCCCTCAGCACGATATCGGCCGATAACAACTCCACAATCATATTTCCGTTCCCGATGGACTTCCTCAGAACTTTCCTCACAGGGCCCGGTCCGAGCCAAAGCGGTCTTAGAATTTga
- the LOC125490297 gene encoding stomatin-like translates to MSEQVLTKDSVTVAVDAVVYYRIKEPLNAVVRVADYSESTRLLAATTLRNVLGMRDLAQLLSDREAISHMMQSNLDEATDPWGVEVERVEIKDVRLPVQLQRAMAAEAEADREARAKIIAAEGEIKASRALKEASLIMCDNPMALQLRYLQSLSTISADNNSTIIFPFPMDFLRTFLTGPGPSQSGLRI, encoded by the exons ATGAGCGAACAG GTGTTAACGAAGGATTCAGTGACAGTGGCCGTGGACGCGGTGGTGTACTACCGTATCAAGGAGCCGCTCAATGCCGTTGTACGAGTTGCTGACTACAG CGAGTCGACCCGCCTGCTCGCCGCCACCACACTACGCAACGTGCTCGGCATGAGAGACCTGGCGCAGCTGCTGAGCGACCGCGAGGCCATCAGCCACATGATGCAGAGCAACCTGGACGAGGCCACCGACCCCTGGGGCGTGGAGGTCGAGCGGGTCGAGAT TAAAGACGTCCGTCTCCCAGTGCAGCTGCAGCGGGCGATGGCGGCAGAAGCCGAGGCGGACCGCGAGGCAAGAGCCAAGATCATCGCCGCTGAGGGGGAGATCAAGGCGTCCCGGGCTCTGAAGGAAGCCTCGCTTATTATGTGTGACAACCCTATGGCGCTACAG TTGCGGTACCTGCAATCCCTCAGCACGATATCGGCCGATAACAACTCCACAATCATATTTCCGTTCCCGATGGACTTCCTCAGAACTTTCCTCACAGGGCCCGGTCCGAGCCAAAGCGGTCTTAGAATTTga
- the LOC105391583 gene encoding band 7 protein AGAP004871 isoform X4, whose amino-acid sequence MRYRLIHMDIGIQDKNSGEVECYIEIPNPDSVGCVERFATFLSFLLVIITFPFSLIECFKVVQEFERAVIFRLGRVRKGGPRGPGLFFVLPCVDTYRKVDLRTVSFNVPPQEVLTKDSVTVAVDAVVYYRIKEPLNAVVRVADYSESTRLLAATTLRNVLGMRDLAQLLSDREAISHMMQSNLDEATDPWGVEVERVEIKDVRLPVQLQRAMAAEAEADREARAKIIAAEGEIKASRALKEASLIMCDNPMALQLRYLQSLSTISADNNSTIIFPFPMDFLRTFLTGPGPSQSGLRI is encoded by the exons ATGCGGTACCGTCTGATCCACATGGACATCGGAATACAGGACAAAAATTCTGGCGAGGTGGAGTGCTACATAGAAATAC CAAATCCAGATTCTGTGGGTTGCGTGGAGCGCTTCGCCACATTTCTCTCCTTTCTCCTGGTTATTATCACGTTCCCGTTCTCATTGATTGAATGCTTCAAG GTGGTGCAAGAGTTCGAGCGTGCGGTGATCTTCCGCCTCGGCCGGGTGAGGAAGGGCGGGCCGAGAGGACCCGGTCTGTTCTTCGTACTGCCCTGCGTGGACACCTACAGGAAGGTGGACCTCAGGACTGTGTCCTTTAATGTGCCGCCGCAAGAG GTGTTAACGAAGGATTCAGTGACAGTGGCCGTGGACGCGGTGGTGTACTACCGTATCAAGGAGCCGCTCAATGCCGTTGTACGAGTTGCTGACTACAG CGAGTCGACCCGCCTGCTCGCCGCCACCACACTACGCAACGTGCTCGGCATGAGAGACCTGGCGCAGCTGCTGAGCGACCGCGAGGCCATCAGCCACATGATGCAGAGCAACCTGGACGAGGCCACCGACCCCTGGGGCGTGGAGGTCGAGCGGGTCGAGAT TAAAGACGTCCGTCTCCCAGTGCAGCTGCAGCGGGCGATGGCGGCAGAAGCCGAGGCGGACCGCGAGGCAAGAGCCAAGATCATCGCCGCTGAGGGGGAGATCAAGGCGTCCCGGGCTCTGAAGGAAGCCTCGCTTATTATGTGTGACAACCCTATGGCGCTACAG TTGCGGTACCTGCAATCCCTCAGCACGATATCGGCCGATAACAACTCCACAATCATATTTCCGTTCCCGATGGACTTCCTCAGAACTTTCCTCACAGGGCCCGGTCCGAGCCAAAGCGGTCTTAGAATTTga
- the LOC105391583 gene encoding band 7 protein AGAP004871 isoform X5, whose protein sequence is MQTELRQVSTRRDNVHSPNPDSVGCVERFATFLSFLLVIITFPFSLIECFKVVQEFERAVIFRLGRVRKGGPRGPGLFFVLPCVDTYRKVDLRTVSFNVPPQEVLTKDSVTVAVDAVVYYRIKEPLNAVVRVADYSESTRLLAATTLRNVLGMRDLAQLLSDREAISHMMQSNLDEATDPWGVEVERVEIKDVRLPVQLQRAMAAEAEADREARAKIIAAEGEIKASRALKEASLIMCDNPMALQLRYLQSLSTISADNNSTIIFPFPMDFLRTFLTGPGPSQSGLRI, encoded by the exons atgcAAACGGAGTTAAGACAAGTAAGCACTAGGCGCGACAACGTGCAtagcc CAAATCCAGATTCTGTGGGTTGCGTGGAGCGCTTCGCCACATTTCTCTCCTTTCTCCTGGTTATTATCACGTTCCCGTTCTCATTGATTGAATGCTTCAAG GTGGTGCAAGAGTTCGAGCGTGCGGTGATCTTCCGCCTCGGCCGGGTGAGGAAGGGCGGGCCGAGAGGACCCGGTCTGTTCTTCGTACTGCCCTGCGTGGACACCTACAGGAAGGTGGACCTCAGGACTGTGTCCTTTAATGTGCCGCCGCAAGAG GTGTTAACGAAGGATTCAGTGACAGTGGCCGTGGACGCGGTGGTGTACTACCGTATCAAGGAGCCGCTCAATGCCGTTGTACGAGTTGCTGACTACAG CGAGTCGACCCGCCTGCTCGCCGCCACCACACTACGCAACGTGCTCGGCATGAGAGACCTGGCGCAGCTGCTGAGCGACCGCGAGGCCATCAGCCACATGATGCAGAGCAACCTGGACGAGGCCACCGACCCCTGGGGCGTGGAGGTCGAGCGGGTCGAGAT TAAAGACGTCCGTCTCCCAGTGCAGCTGCAGCGGGCGATGGCGGCAGAAGCCGAGGCGGACCGCGAGGCAAGAGCCAAGATCATCGCCGCTGAGGGGGAGATCAAGGCGTCCCGGGCTCTGAAGGAAGCCTCGCTTATTATGTGTGACAACCCTATGGCGCTACAG TTGCGGTACCTGCAATCCCTCAGCACGATATCGGCCGATAACAACTCCACAATCATATTTCCGTTCCCGATGGACTTCCTCAGAACTTTCCTCACAGGGCCCGGTCCGAGCCAAAGCGGTCTTAGAATTTga
- the LOC105391583 gene encoding band 7 protein AGAP004871 isoform X2, with product MRYRLIHMDIGIQDKNSGEVECYIEIHCDASTSCAITCRLPNPDSVGCVERFATFLSFLLVIITFPFSLIECFKVVQEFERAVIFRLGRVRKGGPRGPGLFFVLPCVDTYRKVDLRTVSFNVPPQEVLTKDSVTVAVDAVVYYRIKEPLNAVVRVADYSESTRLLAATTLRNVLGMRDLAQLLSDREAISHMMQSNLDEATDPWGVEVERVEIKDVRLPVQLQRAMAAEAEADREARAKIIAAEGEIKASRALKEASLIMCDNPMALQLRYLQSLSTISADNNSTIIFPFPMDFLRTFLTGPGPSQSGLRI from the exons ATGCGGTACCGTCTGATCCACATGGACATCGGAATACAGGACAAAAATTCTGGCGAGGTGGAGTGCTACATAGAAATAC ATTGCGATGCGAGTACCTCTTGCGCTATCACATGCCGGTTGC CAAATCCAGATTCTGTGGGTTGCGTGGAGCGCTTCGCCACATTTCTCTCCTTTCTCCTGGTTATTATCACGTTCCCGTTCTCATTGATTGAATGCTTCAAG GTGGTGCAAGAGTTCGAGCGTGCGGTGATCTTCCGCCTCGGCCGGGTGAGGAAGGGCGGGCCGAGAGGACCCGGTCTGTTCTTCGTACTGCCCTGCGTGGACACCTACAGGAAGGTGGACCTCAGGACTGTGTCCTTTAATGTGCCGCCGCAAGAG GTGTTAACGAAGGATTCAGTGACAGTGGCCGTGGACGCGGTGGTGTACTACCGTATCAAGGAGCCGCTCAATGCCGTTGTACGAGTTGCTGACTACAG CGAGTCGACCCGCCTGCTCGCCGCCACCACACTACGCAACGTGCTCGGCATGAGAGACCTGGCGCAGCTGCTGAGCGACCGCGAGGCCATCAGCCACATGATGCAGAGCAACCTGGACGAGGCCACCGACCCCTGGGGCGTGGAGGTCGAGCGGGTCGAGAT TAAAGACGTCCGTCTCCCAGTGCAGCTGCAGCGGGCGATGGCGGCAGAAGCCGAGGCGGACCGCGAGGCAAGAGCCAAGATCATCGCCGCTGAGGGGGAGATCAAGGCGTCCCGGGCTCTGAAGGAAGCCTCGCTTATTATGTGTGACAACCCTATGGCGCTACAG TTGCGGTACCTGCAATCCCTCAGCACGATATCGGCCGATAACAACTCCACAATCATATTTCCGTTCCCGATGGACTTCCTCAGAACTTTCCTCACAGGGCCCGGTCCGAGCCAAAGCGGTCTTAGAATTTga